One window of the Manihot esculenta cultivar AM560-2 chromosome 14, M.esculenta_v8, whole genome shotgun sequence genome contains the following:
- the LOC110631028 gene encoding putative pumilio homolog 8, chloroplastic — MEKEKEIAEPENSETPKSVSSVDSSVESLTLSLGNLSLNNGTLASLWGTSIDSSNGSLAFSGDSNSTEIQEVRADIQETGYLGNSKPIPPPLYPESIWGVENARNPLFANLRLSVPAFYQPNNTDGACNSTPEGSSVKLCQDSTTCQQNQESVNGAVLCGVKIEGYDFVTLAVNEEGSKILQNILKLRHPELTSQILERVIAPLYGVPIICILMVDEWGWHVCSKLIDSCNDQQLLLILETITMHQELFINLSINLYGSKLIKKMVKLLKRSPFIYCLVVRLYAGFYTLMMDRIGSYVLSYCLDYLDITHSALLYEAAISLCLELATHVMGCISLNNLIDKIQGPHRQCLLELISNNAVFLSHDPSGNHVVQKVLALENPIFTERICSLLRGHYVRLSLQKWGSHVVEKCLKSSAMHYAVEELVNSSNNQLLQVARDQFGNYVIQRALKVTKKMNDPFHLELLRSLQPHLETLRKGYGRNVFNLIVNGVPFDEARFPSYNSIVC; from the coding sequence atggagaaggagaaggagattgCTGAGCCTGAGAATTCTGAAACGCCCAAGTCAGTATCTTCTGTGGATTCTTCAGTCGAGAGTCTCACCCTTTCACTAGGGAATCTTTCCCTGAACAATGGCACACTTGCCAGCCTCTGGGGTACTTCAATCGACAGTAGCAATGGATCTTTGGCTTTTTCCGGCGATAGCAATTCAACGGAAATCCAAGAAGTTCGGGCTGATATTCAAGAAACTGGGTATTTAGGGAATTCGAAGCCAATTCCACCACCATTGTATCCTGAAAGCATCTGGGGAGTTGAGAATGCAAGAAACCCGCTGTTTGCGAACCTCAGACTTTCTGTGCCTGCTTTCTATCAACCAAATAATACTGACGGCGCTTGCAACTCTACGCCTGAAGGGAGCAGTGTGAAGTTGTGTCAAGATTCTACAACTTGTCAGCAGAATCAAGAAAGCGTTAATGGTGCTGTGCTTTGCGGGGTTAAGATAGAAGGGTATGATTTTGTGACACTTGCTGTGAACGAAGAAGGATCAAAGATACTTCAGAATATATTGAAGTTGAGGCATCCGGAGCTTACAAGTCAAATCCTTGAAAGGGTTATAGCTCCGTTGTATGGAGTCCCCATAATCTGCATTCTGATGGTTGATGAATGGGGATGGCATGTTTGTTCCAAGCTGATTGATTCCTGCAATGACCAACAGCTGCTGCTGATTTTAGAGACGATCACCATGCACCAGGAActgtttattaatttatcaatcaACTTATATGGTTCCAAGTTGATCAAGAAGATGGTCAAATTGCTCAAAAGATCGCCTTTCATCTATTGCCTGGTAGTCCGTCTTTACGCTGGTTTCTACACTCTGATGATGGATCGAATAGGATCGTATGTTTTGAGTTACTGTTTGGATTACCTTGATATTACGCATAGTGCTCTACTTTATGAAGCAGCCATTTCACTTTGTCTTGAGTTAGCAACACATGTGATGGGATGCATATCCTTGAACAACTTGATAGACAAAATCCAAGGTCCTCACAGGCAATGCCTGCTGGAGTTAATCTCTAACAATGCAGTTTTCCTCTCACATGATCCTTCAGGGAACCATGTTGTGCAGAAGGTCCTGGCACTTGAAAATCCAATATTTACTGAAAGAATATGCTCTCTGCTCAGAGGTCACTATGTTAGGCTTTCACTGCAGAAATGGGGTAGTCATGTTGTTGAAAAATGCTTGAAGTCTTCAGCAATGCATTATGCAGTTGAGGAACTTGTGAACAGTAGCAACAACCAACTATTGCAAGTGGCGAGAGATCAATTTGGTAACTATGTGATCCAGAGAGCATTGAAAGTTACTAAGAAAATGAATGATCCATTCCATCTAGAGCTTCTGAGGAGTCTACAACCACATCTTGAAACTCTCAGGAAAGGCTATGGAAGGAATGTCTTCAATTTGATTGTTAATGGGGTTCCATTTGATGAAGCTCGATTCCCATCTTATAACAGTATAGTAtgctaa
- the LOC110600408 gene encoding cytochrome b6-f complex iron-sulfur subunit, chloroplastic encodes MASSTLSPVAPSQLCSGKSAMFSPTHAAFAKPTRSHMVTKDRSMRITCQATSVPADDRVPDMGKRQLMNLLLLGAISLPTGFMVVPYATFFVPAGSGGSGGGTVAKDATGNDVIAEQWLKTHGPGDRTLTQGLKGDPTYLVVEKDRTLATYGINAVCTHLGCVVPWNAAENKFICPCHGSQYNDQGRVVRGPAPLSLALAHADVDDGKVVFVPWVETDFRTGDAPWWA; translated from the exons ATGGCTTCATCTACTCTCTCTCCGGTAGCTCCTTCACAG CTATGCTCTGGCAAGAGTGCAATGTTCTCTCCTACACATGCTGCGTTTGCAAAGCCAACAAGAAGCCATATGGTGACCAAGGACAGATCAATGAGAATCACTTGTCAGGCCACAAGTGTTCCGGCTGATGATAGAGTTCCTGATATGGGCAAGAGGCAGCTCATGAATCTGCTGCTTCTGGGTGCTATTTCTCTCCCTACTGGTTTCATGGTGGTTCCTTATGCGACCTTCTTTGTACCAGCTGG GAGTGGTGGTTCTGGAGGTGGTACCGTTGCCAAGGATGCCACTGGAAACGATGTCATTGCAGAACAATGGCTTAAGACTCATGGCCCTGGAGACCGAACCCTAACTCAAGGATTAAAG GGAGATCCCACCTACCTTGTTGTGGAGAAGGACAGAACTCTCGCAACATATGGAATTAATGCAGTCTGCACACATCTTGGGTGTGTCGTGCCCTGGAATGCTGCTGAGAATAAATTCATCTGTCCCTGCCATGGATCCCAGTACAATGACCAAGGAAGAGTTGTGAGAGGGCCTGCTCCTCTG TCACTCGCCCTGGCTCATGCTGATGTAGATGACGGCAAGGTGGTCTTTGTCCCATGGGTTGAAACAGATTTCAGAACTGGAGATGCTCCATGGTGGGCTTAG
- the LOC110631027 gene encoding protein PAT1 homolog yields MEGIESGSVIQEAPKVDDHKIQFGDNSTEVAVFDASQYAFFGKDFVEDVELGGLEDEEEDLAAVEFDEEEFLFDRQEGEVVRSLSDIDDLASTFSKLNKDVSGPRSAGVIGDRGSRESSSAAEWVQGEDFPNWLDQQPLLDPEAIQDGKRWSSQPYAASAHLLELKPLYRTSSYPEQQQQLYRTSSYPEQQQQHHQHFSSEPILVPKSSYTSYPPPGGQSPQASPNHSHLNIPYLGGGPQVALSLPNISPFSSPQLQLTGLHHGSPHFGGNLSQFSSGPSANSRLTNQWVNHTGLYPGDHPNRLNNLFQQPLSHQNGLIPPQFMPQMQPQQHRMHHPIQPSLGHLSGMQSQIYTPHLSPSAPMMSKYEAVLGLGDIRDQRPKSSQKGRQNLRYSQQGFETNGQKIESFWSQFRSKYMTSDEIESILRMQLAATHSNDPYVDDYYHQACLAKKSTGAKLKHHFCPTHLRDLPPRARANTEPHAFLQVDALGRTPFSSIRRPRPLLEVEPPNSSISGGTDQKVSEKPLEQEPMLAARVTIEDGLCLLLDVDDIDRFLEFNQLQDGGVQLRRRRQVLLEGLAASLQLVDPLAKNGHTVGLAPKDDLVFLRLASLPKGRKLLARYLQLLSSGNDLMRIVCMAIFRHLRFLFGGLPSDLGAAETTNNLARVVSLCACRMDLGSLSACLAAVVCSSEQPPLRPLGSSAGNGASLILLSVLERATELLRELQNASNYNMTNRALWKASFDEFFGLLIKYCINKYDSIMQSSLQDPAEAIKRELPMELLRASVPHTNDYQKKMMYDLSQRSLVGEDGGRMNSESVFS; encoded by the exons ATGGAAGGGATTGAAAGCGGGAGTGTTATTCAAGAGGCTCCAAAAGTTGACGATCATAAGATTCAATTTGGAGACAACTCCACAG AAGTTGCTGTGTTTGATGCCTCTCAATATGCATTCTTTGGGAAAGATTTTGTTGAGGATGTTGAGTTAGGGGGATTGGAGGACGAAGAGGAGGACTTGGCTGCAGTTGAGTTTGACGAGGAGGAGTTTCTCTTTGATAGACAAGAG GGCGAGGTTGTAAGATCTCTTTCTGATATTGATGATCTTGCTAGTACATTTTCAAAG TTGAACAAGGATGTCAGTGGACCAAGAAGTGCAGGAGTGATTGGTGATAGAGGATCCAGAGAAA GTTCATCTGCTGCCGAATGGGTGCAGGGAGAGGATTTTCCAAACTGGTTGGATCAACAGCCGCTACTTGATCCTGAAGCAATTCAGGACGGCAAAAGATGGTCCTCACAGCCATATGCTGCTTCTGCTCACCTTTTGGAATTAAAGCCTTTGTACAGAACTTCTTCATACCCTGAGCAGCAGCAGCAGTTGTACAGAACGTCTTCATACCCTGAGCAGCAGCAGCAACACCATCAACACTTCTCCAGTGAGCCTATTCTTGTGCCTAAGTCTTCTTACACTTCGTATCCTCCCCCTGGTGGACAATCTCCACAGGCTTCGCCAAATCATAGTCATCTAAATATTCCATATCTTGGTGGTGGTCCCCAAGTGGCACTTTCTTTACCAAACATCTCTCCCTTTTCTAGTCCTCAGCTTCAGTTGACAGGCTTACATCATGGGTCACCGCATTTTGGTGGAAATTTGTCACAATTTTCTTCTGGTCCATCTGCAAATAGTCGGCTAACTAACCAATGGGTTAACCATACGGGTTTATATCCTGGAGATCATCCCAACCGTTTGAACAATTTGTTTCAGCAACCACTATCTCATCAAAATGGTTTAATTCCTCCACAGTTTATGCCTCAAATGCAGCCACAGCAGCATAGAATGCATCATCCAATCCAGCCATCATTAGGCCACTTATCAGGAATGCAGTCTCAAATATATACTCCTCATCTTTCCCCATCTGCACCCATGATGAGCAAGTATGAAGCAGTGCTTGGTCTGGGTGATATTAGAGATCAAAGGCCAAAATCATCTCAGAAAGGTAGACAAAATCTTCGTTATTCTCAACAGGGATTTGAGACCAATGGCCAGAAGATTGAGAGTTTCTGGTCCCAGTTCAGATCCAAGTACATGACCTCTGATGAAATTGAAAGTATTCTTAGAATGCAGCTTGCTGCAACACACAGTAACGACCCATATGTGGATGATTATTATCACCAGGCTTGTCTTGCAAAAAAGTCAACTGGTGCAAAACTCAAACATCATTTCTGCCCAACACACTTGAGGGATCTTCCTCCTCGAGCACGCGCGAACACAGAGCCTCATGCTTTTCTCCAGGTTGATGCACTTGGGAGGACGCCATTTTCTTCGATTCGCAGACCTCGTCCACTTCTTGAGGTTGAGCCTCCAAACTCATCTATTAGTGGTGGGACTGATCAGAAAGTTTCTGAGAAACCCCTAGAACAGGAGCCAATGCTTGCAGCTAGAGTGACAATTGAAGATGGTCTTTGCCTTCTTTTGGATGTAGATGATATTGACCGTTTTCTAGAATTCAATCAACTTCAAGATGGTGGAGTCCAACTGAGACGCAGGAGGCAGGTCTTGTTGGAAGGGCTTGCAGCATCCTTGCAACTGGTTGACCCTCTAGCAAAGAATGGACATACAGTGGGACTTGCTCCAAAAGATGATCTTGTCTTCTTACGATTAGCTTCGCTTCCCAAGGGCCGGAAGCTGCTTGCCAGGTACCTTCAGCTTCTTTCTTCGGGTAATGACCTCATGCGAATTGTCTGCATGGCTATTTTTCGTCATCTGAGGTTTTTGTTTGGGGGTCTCCCCTCTGATCTTGGAGCGGCAGAGACTACAAATAACCTTGCAAGAGTTGTATCATTATGTGCCTGCCGCATGGATCTCGGTTCCCTTAGTGCTTGTCTTGCAGCAGTTGTTTGTTCCTCAGAGCAGCCTCCGCTTCGCCCCCTTGGAAGCTCTGCTGGAAACGGGGCTTCTCTCATTTTATTATCTGTTCTTGAGAGGGCAACTGAATTATTGCGTGAGCTTCAAAATGCTAGCAACTATAATATGACTAATCGGGCACTTTGGAAGGCCTCATTTGATGAGTTTTTTGGTCTACTTATAAAGTACTGCATAAATAAATATGATAGTATTATGCAGTCCTCCCTACAAGATCCAGCTGAAGCTATTAAGAGGGAACTACCAATGGAGCTCCTTCGTGCCAGTGTTCCCCACACAAATGACTACCAGAAAAAGATGATGTATGATCTTTCTCAGCGTTCCTTAGTTGGTGAAGACGGTGGTCGCATGAATTCAGAATCAGTGTTCAGTTGA